A window of Theropithecus gelada isolate Dixy chromosome 14, Tgel_1.0, whole genome shotgun sequence contains these coding sequences:
- the KCNE3 gene encoding potassium voltage-gated channel subfamily E member 3 encodes METTNGTETWYESLHAVLKALNATLHSNLLCRPGPGLGPDNQTEERPASLPGRDDNSYMYILFVMFLFAVTVGSLILGYTRSRKVDKRSDPYHVYIKNRVSMI; translated from the coding sequence ATGGAGACTACCAATGGAACTGAGACTTGGTATGAGAGCCTACATGCCGTGCTGAAGGCTTTAAATGCCACTCTTCACAGCAATTTGCTCTGCcggccagggccagggctggggccagACAACCAGACTGAAGAGCGACCGGCCAGCCTACCTGGCCGTGATGACAACTCCTACATGTACATTCTCTTTGTCATGTTTCTATTTGCTGTCACTGTGGGCAGCCTCATCCTGGGATATACCCGCTCCCGCAAAGTGGACAAGCGTAGTGACCCCTATCATGTGTATATCAAGAACCGTGTGTCTATGATCTAA